Sequence from the Mycobacterium florentinum genome:
GAACTCCTGGCACGCCACCGAACCGGCGCCACCCCAGAAGTCACCGGCAGCCAGCACATCGCGAACGATGGCCTGGTGCTCGGCCTCCAACGAAGCGGCCTGCGCGCGAATCAACGCACCGTGCGCGTCCACATCCCCGAACTGGTAATTGATCGACATTGTCTACGTCCTCCTGAGTTAAAAGTATTGGGAAGCTGCGAGTTTCGGCTAGCTGCCGAGGATCTGCTGCGAGTGCTGCTCTTGCGTCTCGTAGTTGTTGGCGTCACGGATGAGCCCGTCACGCACACCGTGGAGCATGTTGACAATGTTGTTGAACGCCTGGTTCATCTGACCCATCGTGTCGTACGACGTGGCCTGCGCCTGACCACTCCAGCCCGCACCGGCGATGTTCATCGACGACGCCCACATCTTGCGAGCCTCATCCGACACCGTCTGCGCGTGCATCTCAAAACGGCCCGCCATCGCACGCATCGCGTGCGGGTCGGTCATAAAACGTGTTGCCATGTTGCCTTTCTCCTTTTTTTCGGGTGATGCCTTCAATAGATGGAAGAGCTGGTGAGTTGGTCTGGGCGCGGTGGTAGCCACGCAGCGGATAGATTACGGCCTAGCGGTTAACTGCCGGCCTCGAAAGCGTGACATGTGACCCCTATTTTGGCCTGTCACACCACAACCTGTTTGGGCATGACGATCGGCTTGAAGCCGTACCGCGGACCCGACCCGAAGGCCCCGGCACCCTTGGCTCCGGCCACCATTCCGGGCATGCCGGGCGCACCCATGACCGAGGCTTCCTCGGTCGCGGCGGTCCAGCCCGAGCCTTCGAGCGGAGCGGTCGCCGCCTCCAGCTGTGTCGCCGGGGCAGCGTTGGCCGCCCAGCTGGCCGGCACCGAGAGACGGCTGACGGTGGACGCGTTGCCGAGGCTCGCCGTCGCTGCGCTGCCCAGGCCGCCCGCACCCGCCATCGGCGACACCGAGCTGACCACGGAGCCTTCGATGATGCCGCCGGCACCGGCCGGCACCACGTCGCTGACCGCGGCGGCCGGCACCGCGGCGCCGGCCAGGGTGTGGCCCAGCGATACCGCGGTCGGGATGGCTGTCATGACGAACCATGCCGAGGTGTTGACCGCGCCGTTGATGGCGTTGAACACCGACGGGGTGCCAAGGAAGCCGTCGATCGATTGCAGCAGGTTGTTGCTGCTGAACGGGATTTGTAGCGCGTCGGTCAACGAGCTCAAATCGAA
This genomic interval carries:
- a CDS encoding WXG100 family type VII secretion target; this encodes MSINYQFGDVDAHGALIRAQAASLEAEHQAIVRDVLAAGDFWGGAGSVACQEFITQLGRNFQVIYEQANQHGQKVQSAGNNMASTDSAVGSSWA
- a CDS encoding WXG100 family type VII secretion target, which translates into the protein MATRFMTDPHAMRAMAGRFEMHAQTVSDEARKMWASSMNIAGAGWSGQAQATSYDTMGQMNQAFNNIVNMLHGVRDGLIRDANNYETQEQHSQQILGS